A stretch of the Synechocystis sp. PCC 7338 genome encodes the following:
- the ggpR gene encoding glucosylglycerol biosynthesis transcriptional repressor GgpR, which yields MRSNNNKKSIHPSDRNSFKVNKKNRIYRNQWVNSQWMPPTLEVEILPEKLFLLLYLTSNYFSHSPGAAFQKPEIGGLPLLFSPGARGKGN from the coding sequence ATGAGATCAAACAATAACAAAAAATCAATTCACCCTAGCGATCGCAATAGTTTTAAGGTTAACAAAAAAAATAGAATTTACCGCAATCAATGGGTAAATTCCCAGTGGATGCCCCCAACTCTAGAAGTAGAAATCTTGCCAGAAAAGCTTTTTCTGTTACTATACTTAACAAGTAACTACTTTTCCCATAGTCCGGGGGCGGCTTTCCAAAAACCAGAGATTGGTGGCTTGCCGCTGCTGTTCTCCCCTGGAGCAAGGGGGAAAGGTAATTAG
- the ggpS gene encoding glucosylglycerol-phosphate synthase: MNSSLVILYHREPYDEVRENGKTVYREKKSPNGILPTLKSFFADAEQSTWVAWKQVTSKQKEDFQEKMSIEGLGDRCTVRRVPLTADQVKNFYHITSKEAFWPILHSFPWQFTYDSSDWENFKQINEMFATAACEDADDDALFWVHDYNLWLAPLYIRQLKPNAKIAFFHHTPFPSVDIFNILPWREAIVESLLACDLCGFHIPRYVENFVAVARSLKPVEITRRVAVDQAFTPYGTALAEPELTTQLRYGDRLINLDAFPVGTNPANIRAIVAKKSVQEKISEIKRDLDGKKLIVSAGRVDYVKGTKEMLMCYERLLERRPELQGEISLVVPVAKAAEGMRIYRNAQNEIERLAGKINGRFAKLSWTPVMLFTSPLAYEELIALFCAADIAWITPLRDGLNLVAKEYVVAKNGEEGVLILSEFAGCAVELPDAVLTNPYASSRMDESIDQALAMDKEEQKKRMGRMYTAIKRYDVQQWANHLLREAHADVVLGEPPQM, encoded by the coding sequence ATGAATTCATCCCTTGTGATCCTTTACCACCGTGAGCCCTACGATGAAGTTAGGGAAAATGGCAAAACGGTATATCGGGAAAAGAAGAGTCCCAACGGGATTTTGCCCACCCTCAAAAGCTTTTTTGCTGATGCCGAACAGAGTACTTGGGTGGCCTGGAAGCAGGTAACCTCAAAACAGAAGGAAGATTTCCAAGAGAAAATGTCCATTGAGGGCCTTGGCGATCGTTGCACAGTGCGCAGGGTGCCCCTAACGGCGGATCAGGTGAAAAATTTCTATCACATCACCTCCAAGGAAGCTTTTTGGCCCATTCTCCACTCCTTCCCCTGGCAGTTCACCTACGACTCTTCCGATTGGGAAAATTTCAAGCAGATCAATGAAATGTTTGCCACGGCGGCCTGTGAAGATGCCGATGACGATGCCCTGTTTTGGGTTCATGACTATAACCTCTGGCTGGCTCCCCTTTACATTCGTCAGCTCAAACCCAACGCCAAGATTGCCTTTTTCCATCACACTCCTTTCCCCAGCGTTGATATTTTCAATATTTTGCCCTGGCGGGAGGCGATTGTGGAAAGTCTGTTGGCCTGTGACCTCTGTGGCTTTCACATTCCCCGTTATGTGGAAAATTTTGTGGCGGTGGCCCGCAGTCTCAAGCCAGTGGAAATCACAAGAAGGGTGGCGGTGGACCAAGCTTTTACGCCCTACGGCACGGCCTTGGCGGAACCGGAACTCACCACCCAGTTGCGCTATGGCGATCGCCTAATTAATCTCGATGCATTCCCCGTTGGTACCAATCCGGCCAATATCCGGGCGATCGTGGCTAAAAAAAGTGTGCAAGAAAAAATCAGCGAAATTAAACGAGATTTGGATGGCAAAAAACTGATCGTTTCCGCTGGTCGGGTGGATTACGTTAAGGGCACCAAGGAAATGTTGATGTGCTACGAGCGTTTGCTGGAGCGTCGTCCTGAACTCCAGGGGGAAATTAGTCTGGTAGTCCCCGTAGCCAAGGCCGCTGAGGGAATGCGTATTTATCGCAACGCCCAAAACGAGATTGAACGACTGGCAGGGAAAATTAACGGCCGCTTTGCCAAACTGTCTTGGACGCCGGTGATGCTGTTTACTTCTCCCCTAGCCTATGAGGAACTCATTGCCCTATTCTGTGCCGCCGACATTGCCTGGATCACTCCCCTGCGGGACGGTTTGAACCTGGTGGCCAAGGAATATGTGGTGGCCAAAAACGGTGAAGAAGGGGTCTTAATTCTGTCGGAATTTGCCGGTTGCGCTGTGGAACTGCCCGATGCGGTGTTGACCAATCCCTATGCTTCTAGCCGTATGGACGAATCCATTGACCAGGCCTTGGCCATGGACAAAGAAGAACAGAAAAAACGGATGGGGAGAATGTACACCGCCATTAAACGTTACGACGTTCAACAATGGGCCAATCACCTCTTGCGAGAAGCCCACGCCGATGTGGTGCTAGGGGAACCTCCCCAAATGTAG